In Candidatus Poribacteria bacterium, the following proteins share a genomic window:
- a CDS encoding type II toxin-antitoxin system HicB family antitoxin, which yields MKPKMTMVYWKSDKFWLGKLLEHPEIMTQGETLEELEENIKDAYLLMAMDDVPEEYEVKEIAI from the coding sequence ATGAAACCTAAAATGACAATGGTCTACTGGAAATCAGACAAATTCTGGTTAGGAAAACTCCTTGAACACCCAGAAATAATGACGCAAGGGGAAACTCTTGAGGAATTGGAAGAAAATATAAAAGACGCCTATCTTTTAATGGCTATGGATGATGTGCCTGAAGAATATGAGGTAAAAGAAATCGCAATATGA
- a CDS encoding SUMF1/EgtB/PvdO family nonheme iron enzyme: MLERIITKPDEMEWVTIPAGKFIMGSDGTQEHHIKELDSEFPDEWLAREQPEREVYLSEYTIAKYTVTNRQFKAFVNDTGYRTERELDGLGKSIWYKLREAPLEERLDHPVVCVTRKDALAYCEWFSRETGVEIGLPTEAQWEKAARGCDGRFWPWGNEFDEAKCNITGKGTTSVGSYPQGGSPYGVMDCAANVWEWCHDWFATDYYHHAPSHNPQGPDSGEYYVVRGGSWYRGQRSACSVRTAARFRHYIACYTFGFRVVRQVA; this comes from the coding sequence ATGCTGGAACGTATAATCACAAAACCGGACGAAATGGAATGGGTCACCATCCCCGCAGGCAAGTTTATCATGGGATCGGATGGAACGCAGGAGCATCACATCAAGGAGCTTGACTCCGAATTTCCCGATGAGTGGCTTGCGCGTGAGCAGCCAGAACGAGAAGTCTATCTCTCCGAATACACCATTGCGAAATATACGGTGACCAACCGGCAATTCAAGGCGTTTGTCAATGACACCGGCTATCGGACAGAACGGGAGTTGGATGGACTCGGCAAATCGATCTGGTATAAGCTGCGAGAAGCACCACTTGAGGAACGGCTAGACCACCCCGTCGTGTGCGTAACGCGCAAGGACGCCCTCGCCTACTGTGAGTGGTTCAGCCGGGAAACGGGTGTCGAAATCGGTTTGCCGACCGAAGCGCAGTGGGAGAAAGCAGCGCGGGGCTGCGACGGAAGATTTTGGCCCTGGGGGAATGAATTCGATGAAGCTAAATGCAATATTACAGGGAAGGGAACAACGTCTGTGGGAAGCTATCCGCAGGGTGGGTCGCCTTACGGCGTCATGGATTGCGCCGCCAATGTTTGGGAGTGGTGCCACGACTGGTTTGCGACAGACTACTATCACCATGCCCCGTCTCATAATCCCCAAGGTCCTGATAGCGGTGAGTATTACGTGGTGCGCGGTGGTTCATGGTATCGCGGTCAAAGGAGTGCATGCAGCGTGCGAACCGCCGCCCGTTTTCGGCACTACATCGCGTGTTACACATTCGGCTTCCGTGTAGTTCGGCAAGTCGCTTAG
- a CDS encoding type II toxin-antitoxin system HicA family toxin → MKRRQFVRQLLKEGCVMLRHGAKHDIYLNPETGQRQPVPRHSEIDERLARHIRKQLGLR, encoded by the coding sequence ATGAAGCGAAGACAGTTTGTCCGGCAGCTATTGAAAGAGGGATGTGTTATGTTAAGACATGGTGCAAAACATGACATTTATCTTAATCCTGAAACGGGACAGAGACAACCCGTTCCAAGGCATTCCGAGATTGATGAAAGATTGGCAAGGCATATAAGAAAGCAGTTGGGGCTGCGGTAA